The genomic DNA CGCAGCCGACGCGGGCCGGATCGAGCAGCACCTTTGTCGGGCGCTCCTCCAGCTTCGGCAGCACGTCCTCCACCTTGCCGGCAATGAACCGCGTGTTCGGCAGGTCGGCGCAGTTCTCGCCAGCATCCTTCACCGCCGCCGGCGACTCCTCGATCCCGATCACCGCCCCCACGAACGGCGACATGACCGCTGCGAACGTCCCGACGCCGCAGTAGGCGTCCACCACCACGTCGTGCGGCTGCATGTCGAGCCGGTCGAGCCCCAGCAGCACCAGCGTCTCGGCGATCGAGAGGCCGTCCGGCGAGATCACGCCGCCGAAACGCGCCACGATCTCCGTGGTCGGGAAGGCCGGCCCGCGCTGCTCGCGGCCGGTGTTGACCTGGAAGAAGGCCGGAGCCGCCACCCGGAATCGCCGCCCCAGCAGCTCCTCGTACAGCTCTGTCTGGCCCGAGGGGATCTCGTCAGACGGCCAGAGCGCAGCGTACTCGTCGACCGGCTGCTCGGGCGCGACGCCCAGGCAGGACGGCCGGTCGGGCGAGACCGTCGAGCCGCCGAAACGCGCCTGCTCGTCCTCCGAGACCGGGATCGGGTCCACCAGATCCGGCAACCCCGGGTTGACCAGGATGTCGCCGGTGTTCGCCCCGACCCGGATCGACAACTGGTGCGCCCGGAAGCCCGGCAGCCGCCGCTGGAGTCGGGCCAGCAACGCATCGATGGGCGGCTGCATCAGCCAGCAATGCTCGATGCGGAGCAGCTGCCGCGTGCCCGACCGCGTGAAGCACAGCTCGCCGAAACGCCGCCCCACCGTGAAACGGGCGTGGTTGCGGTAGTGCCACGGTTCGGCCATGCCGATGGTTGGTAGAACGAGTGACTCGGCATCCTCGAAGTGGCCGATGCGCCGCAACTGCTCGGCCACGATCTGCCGCTTGAAGCCGAGCTGCGCCTCGTAGGTCGCATGCTGCCACTGGCAGCCGCCGCAGCTTCCGAAGTAGGCGCAGCGAGCCGTCACCCGCTCCGGCGCGGCCTCCAGGATCTCGACGATCTCGCCGCGCGCGTAGTCCGACTTGTCCTGGACGATCTCCACCGTCACCGTCTCGCCGGGCAACCCGTACGGCACGAAGAAGACACGGCCCTCGTGGCGACCGAGCGCCTCGCCGCCGTGGGCCACGCCCGTCAACTGCAGGGTGACGCGCTCGCGGGGGCCGGAGGGCTGGCGCTGACGCTTGCGCCGTCGCTCGCTCACAGAGGACGCCCATGCACGATGTAGCGAACGGTCACGAGGCAGCGACCGCCTCGGCCACGTTTACCGGGCGGTGCGTCGCCTCGAATTGCTCGACACCCGCGCGCACCCACTCCGGAATCCTGACCGGCCGCAGCGTCTTGTGATCGAGCATCGCGTGCTCGGTGTACCCCTTCACGATCAGCGCGGCATCGGCCTCGCGCCAGACCTCGTACTCGATGCGGAAGCGGACTTTGCCCATCGACACACAGCGCGACCACAGGCTCAGCTCGTCGTCGAACTTGGCCGGCAGCCGGTACTCGATGTGGCCCTCGGTCACCGCGCCCGTCATCTTGGCGTCTTCCAACGAGCGGTAGTCGATCCCGGCTGCCCGCAGATACTCGACGCGCGCCACCTCGAAGTAGGTCATGTAGTTGGCGTAGTAGACCACGCCCATCGCGTCCGTCTCGGCGTAGCGGACACGGATCTTGTGGCAGTGCGTGAACCCCTCGTGCGGACGGCTCACAGCGCGCCCTCCGCTCGGAGCTGCGCGATCTCGTCGGCGCTGATCCCCAGCGCTGTCAGGACCTCGTCCGTGTGCTCCCCGAGCATCGGCGGGTGCCGGCGGACCGTGGCCGGCGTGTCGCCGTGCTTGTACGAGATGCCCGCCATCGCGACCGTCCCGAGCTTCGGGTGCGGCACCTCGATCTTCATGTTGCGTGCCAATACCTGTGGATCCTCGAAGACTTCAGCGATGTTGTTGACGGGGCCGGCCGGTACGCCCAGCTCCAACAGCGCATCCACCCACTCGGTTGCGGTCCTGGCGCCCAACACCTCCTCGATCAGTGGTACCAGCGCCGCGCGATTTGCCACCCGCAGCGGGTTGCTGGCGAATCGTGCGTCCTCCGGCCACTCCGGGTGCCCGAGCACCCGCGAGAAATCGCGGAACTGGCGGTCGTTGAGCGCGCCGAACGCGAAGTAGCGGTCCTTCGCCCTGAACACCTGGTACGGCACGATGCTGCTGTGCCCGTTCCCGATGCGGGGCGGCAGTTGCCCGCTCGCGAAGTAGTCCGTCGCGAGATGGATCAGCCAGCCGACGACCGTCTCCAGCAGCGAGAGATCGACCCGCTGCCCCTGCCCGGTCCGGTCTCGATGGTGGATGGCCGCCAGGATCGCCGAGCAGCCGGTCATCGCGGTGGTCAGGTCGGCAATCGCCACGCCGTACTTCATCGGCTCGCCAGCGGGCGCGCCGGTCACGCTCATGATGCCGCCCATCGCCTGGCCCATGTAGTCGTAGCCCGGGCGCTCGGCGTACGGCCCGGTCCGCCCGTACCCGGTCACCGAGGCGTAGACCAACCGAGGATTGAGCGGGCGCAGCACCTCCTCGTAGCCGAGGCCCATCCGCTCCATCGTGCCGACCTTGAAGTTCTCGACCACGATGTCCGCGTCCGCGATCATCGCCAGCACGATCTCGCGGCAGCGCGGATGCTTCAGGTTGAGCGTCACGCTGCGCTTGTTGCGGTTGACGGCGAGGTAGTAGGTGCTCTCGCCCTCGACGAACGGCGGCCCCCAGCGGCGGGTATCGTCGCCGGAGCCGGGCTGCTCGATCTTCACGACGTCCGCGCCCATATCCCCGAGCATCATCGTCAGGTAAGGGCCGGCCAGGACGCGCGTCAGATCGACGACTTTCAGGTCGCTGAGCGGCCCGGCGGACGCCGTTGCGGGCAGATGATCGGGTGAAGCTGGCGGTGTGTCCGAACGCATCGCGCAAGTGTACCACCCGTCAGGCAGCCGGCTGGACCGCATAATTCCAACTGTTGCCGCTCGCGCGTGAGGCAGGCGTCCCTCCCTCACGCGCGGGCGCTCGGCGGCGAGACACCGCTCTCACGAGAGGCACGATACGATGTCATCGTCAATCGAGATTCGGCCCGCCACCTGGCTCGACTGGCCAGACTTCAGGGATGTGCTCAGCACGGCCTTCGGCGACGAGATGTCGGACGACGGTCGCGCCCAGTGGGAGAGTTTCCTCGAATTCGATCGGGGCCGCATGGTGGCCGCCTTCGACCAGGGCGGCGGCCAGGCTGGCCGATCGGAGCAGATGATCGGCACCGGCGGCTGGTTCGGCGTGGACATGACCGTGCCGGGCGGCGAGCTTCCGACCGCCGCCATCACGATGGTCTCGGTGCGCCCGAGCCACACGCGGCGCGGCACCCTGCGCGGCCTGATGCGGCGGATGCTGGACGATGCCCGCGCGCAGGGGTTCCCGCTCGCCACGCTGATCGCCTCGGAGGCGAGCATCTACCAGCGCTTCGGCTACGGGCTGGCGTACCAACGCGCCTTGATCAGTGTCGATCCGCGCCGCGCCACGTTCCTCAACGATCCTGGTCCAGTCGGCGCGATCCGCATGTTGACGGCCGAGGAGGCGCTCGATCTGCTGCCGCCGATCTACGAGCAGGCTCGGCAGGCGCACCCGGCCAGCTTCAAGCGCTCAGCCCTCTGGTGGGAGAAGCGAACCCTCTGCGATCTGCCCGGGGCGCGCCGTGGGGGTGGCCCGCGCCGCTGGGTGCTTCTGACCGTCGACCGTCAACCGCAGGGCTACGTCATCTACAACGTGACACAGAGCTGGGAGCCAAGCGCCCTGTCCACCTCAACCCTCCAGGTGGTCGAGGCAGTCGGCGTCTCGCCAGTGGCGACCCGTGAGCTCTGGCGCTACCTGTTCGGCGTCGATCTCGTCGCACGCATCGAGACCTACCGGCTTTGCGAAGGCCATCCGCTCCCGCTGATGCTGACCGACCCTCGCCAGTTGCGCCTCAGCAGTATGGACGGCACCTGGGTCCGCCTGATCGAGCTTGAGCCGGCGCTGACGGCCCGCCGCTACCTCACGACCAGCAGCCTGACCTTCGAGCTGGCCGACGAATTCTGCCCCTGGAACAGCGGCGTCTGGAGGCTGGACGCCGGCCCGGACAGCGCCAGCCTCACGCGGTCAGCAGCCGGGCCGGATCTGCGCCTCTCGGCAGCCGCGCTCGCGTCGATGTACCTCGGCACGGTCAAGGCCAGCAGCCTGCTGCGGGCCGGCCGCCTGGACGAGCTGACGCCGGGGGCGGCGCACCAGGCCGACCTGCTGTTCGGCTGGACGACGCCGCCCTGGTGCCTCGACAATTTCTGAGGGCGTGGGGCGTGGGGCGTGGGTCGTAGGTCGTAGGTCGTAGGTCGTGGGTCGTGGATGTTGGCGAAAGCATGCAAGCTGCAGTTGTCATCCTGAGCGCAGCGAAGGACCTCACCCGCTGACCGTCAACTACCGCCTCACCCGCTGACCGTCAACTACCGCCTCACCCGCTGACCGTCAACTACCGCCTCACCCGCCGATCGTCAACTCGCGCATCAGCGGGTGAGATCCCTCGTTTCGCTCGCAAGCTCGCTTCACTCAGGATGACATAGCGGGATTGCGTCGTTGTGCAGTAACGCACGAACGGCATGTCTTGCACGCTCGCTCAACGCAGGACGACCGGAAGCGGCTGCAACGAACGCCTGCCGGCCGACGGCGCGCAGCGGCTGAACTGGAAGGAGCCAGGGGCACGCGGCCTCCTGGCTCCCGGGTCGCTCAGACCGTGCCTCCGCCGCGTCAGCGCCCAGGGGGCAGCTGGCTCTGCTGCCGCCGCTCTTTCAGCTCTCGCAGCTGCCGGTCGACCTCGCTCTCGGCCTCCAGCGCCGCGAACTTGTCGTCCAGCGAGTCGCTGCTCAGGTCGGTGTACGCCTGGGCCCGCGCCTCCTGCTGGGCAACCTTCGCCTCCAGCCGGTCGAACTCGCCCATCGCGCCGACGCCCTTGATGCCCGAGAGCGTCTTGTGCATCTGCTCCTGGGCCTTCGACGAGCGGTGCCGCGCGATGAGCAGCTCCTTCTTCGCCTCGGCCTCGTCGATCTTCGTCTGCAGCTGCCGCAGCCCGTCCTTCAGCGCCTGCACCTGGGCGCTGTGCGCCTGCCACTGCTCTTGCAGCCCGGACGCCGTGGTGGCGTAGGTGTTGCGCCGCTGCAGCGCCTGCTTCGCCAGGTCGTCGTCGCCCTTGTCGAGCGCCAGCTCTGCCTTGCGCTGCCAGTCGTCGGCCGTGCGCTGCGCCTCCTCGGCGCGGGCCTGCAGCCGCTTCTCGTCGGCGATGGCCGAGGCGACCTGCGTCTTGACCTGGATCAGCTGGTTGTTCATGTCCATGAGGAGCTGCTTGATAGCCTTCTCCGGGTCTTCCGCCCGATCCAGAAGGTCATTCAGGTTCGACCTCACCAACATGGAAACGCGGTCGAGCAATCCCACGGGGGAACCTCCTCGTCGTGGTAAGCGCACCACGGCTCGCGAACGAGCCTGATTCGTCTGCGTGCCTGACTTATCGCTGTACCGGCCAGGGCAACGCAACAAATGCTGTGAACAGGTCAAAGGCCGTGGATCGCAGGTCAACGGGGAGTTCTTCCCATGACCTACGATCCACGGCCTACGATCCACGGCCTACGATCTACGACCCACTCCCCAGGATCAGGCGCGGCCGGCGCCGTTGTGCGGCGTCGCCCCATCCGGCGGGACCAGATCGGCCAGGGCCGGGATCCGCGACATCAGATCGGAGACCTTCTGCCCCGTCAGCGACTCGAACAGGGCCGGCGCCTGCGCGATCATCCGCACCATGTCGTCGGTGAGCTGGCTCGCGCCGAAGCCGCCGCTGCCGTTGCCGCCCGTCGAGACGATGGTGATCTTGTCCACCTTTGCCAGCGGCTCCGCGAACGCCCGCGCCAGCTCCGGCATCGCCCCGAGCATCTTGTCGAGCACGGCCGCCTGGTTGTACTCCTTGAACGCCGCCGCCCGAACTTCCATCGCCGACGCCTCAGCCTGCCCCTTGGCGCGGATGATGTCCGCCTCGGCCTGACCTTCAAGACGCGTCACGTCTGCCCGCGACGAGCCCTCAGCGCGGTTCGCCTCGGCAACGCCCTGTGCCTCCAGCACGCGCCGCTGCCGCTCGGCCTCGGCGGCGATCTCAATGCGCCGACGGTCGGCCTCCGCCGCCTTGAGGACGGTCGCCTCCAGCTCGCGCTCGCGGCGCTGGATCTCCGCCTCCTGCACCTTGATCTGTTCCTCACGCTGGACCCGCTCGACGCGCACCTGCTCGGCAACGATCTGCTGCTGCATGATGTTCGCCTGGATCTCGTACGCCTTATCCGCCTGCGCCTGCGCCGCCTTTACGGAGCGCTCGTAGTCGGCGCGCTTCAACGAGAGGTCGCGCTCGGCCTCGGCCTGCCGCGACTGCGAAGCCATCTCCGCGATCACGCGCTCCTGGTCAGCAGCCGCCCGCGCAATGGCCGCCTCGCGCATCGTCTCGGCCTCGCGGATCGCCGTGTCGCGGGAGGCCTCGGCGGCGGCGATGTCGGCGTTACGCTTCACCCGCGCCACGTCCGGGCGGCCCATGTTGGCGATGTACTCGTTGCGGTCCTTCACGTCCTTGATGGTGAAGGAGATCACCTCAAGGCCCATCTTGTCCATGTCGCCAGCGACATTTTCGCGCATCCGGCCGGCGACCATCTCCGGCTGCTTGACGATCTCCTCGACGGTCAACTGACCGACGATGCCGCGCAGATGCCCCTCCATCGAAAGGCGAATCAGGTTC from Chloroflexota bacterium includes the following:
- a CDS encoding GNAT family N-acetyltransferase, whose protein sequence is MSSSIEIRPATWLDWPDFRDVLSTAFGDEMSDDGRAQWESFLEFDRGRMVAAFDQGGGQAGRSEQMIGTGGWFGVDMTVPGGELPTAAITMVSVRPSHTRRGTLRGLMRRMLDDARAQGFPLATLIASEASIYQRFGYGLAYQRALISVDPRRATFLNDPGPVGAIRMLTAEEALDLLPPIYEQARQAHPASFKRSALWWEKRTLCDLPGARRGGGPRRWVLLTVDRQPQGYVIYNVTQSWEPSALSTSTLQVVEAVGVSPVATRELWRYLFGVDLVARIETYRLCEGHPLPLMLTDPRQLRLSSMDGTWVRLIELEPALTARRYLTTSSLTFELADEFCPWNSGVWRLDAGPDSASLTRSAAGPDLRLSAAALASMYLGTVKASSLLRAGRLDELTPGAAHQADLLFGWTTPPWCLDNF
- a CDS encoding class I SAM-dependent RNA methyltransferase, producing MSERRRKRQRQPSGPRERVTLQLTGVAHGGEALGRHEGRVFFVPYGLPGETVTVEIVQDKSDYARGEIVEILEAAPERVTARCAYFGSCGGCQWQHATYEAQLGFKRQIVAEQLRRIGHFEDAESLVLPTIGMAEPWHYRNHARFTVGRRFGELCFTRSGTRQLLRIEHCWLMQPPIDALLARLQRRLPGFRAHQLSIRVGANTGDILVNPGLPDLVDPIPVSEDEQARFGGSTVSPDRPSCLGVAPEQPVDEYAALWPSDEIPSGQTELYEELLGRRFRVAAPAFFQVNTGREQRGPAFPTTEIVARFGGVISPDGLSIAETLVLLGLDRLDMQPHDVVVDAYCGVGTFAAVMSPFVGAVIGIEESPAAVKDAGENCADLPNTRFIAGKVEDVLPKLEERPTKVLLDPARVGCERPVLDALIAAELERIVYVSCEPATLARDLAILREGGYRLQSVQPLDMFPQTYHVECVALLTR
- a CDS encoding PspA/IM30 family protein, encoding MLVRSNLNDLLDRAEDPEKAIKQLLMDMNNQLIQVKTQVASAIADEKRLQARAEEAQRTADDWQRKAELALDKGDDDLAKQALQRRNTYATTASGLQEQWQAHSAQVQALKDGLRQLQTKIDEAEAKKELLIARHRSSKAQEQMHKTLSGIKGVGAMGEFDRLEAKVAQQEARAQAYTDLSSDSLDDKFAALEAESEVDRQLRELKERRQQSQLPPGR
- a CDS encoding acyl-CoA thioesterase, with protein sequence MSRPHEGFTHCHKIRVRYAETDAMGVVYYANYMTYFEVARVEYLRAAGIDYRSLEDAKMTGAVTEGHIEYRLPAKFDDELSLWSRCVSMGKVRFRIEYEVWREADAALIVKGYTEHAMLDHKTLRPVRIPEWVRAGVEQFEATHRPVNVAEAVAAS
- a CDS encoding CoA transferase; this encodes MRSDTPPASPDHLPATASAGPLSDLKVVDLTRVLAGPYLTMMLGDMGADVVKIEQPGSGDDTRRWGPPFVEGESTYYLAVNRNKRSVTLNLKHPRCREIVLAMIADADIVVENFKVGTMERMGLGYEEVLRPLNPRLVYASVTGYGRTGPYAERPGYDYMGQAMGGIMSVTGAPAGEPMKYGVAIADLTTAMTGCSAILAAIHHRDRTGQGQRVDLSLLETVVGWLIHLATDYFASGQLPPRIGNGHSSIVPYQVFRAKDRYFAFGALNDRQFRDFSRVLGHPEWPEDARFASNPLRVANRAALVPLIEEVLGARTATEWVDALLELGVPAGPVNNIAEVFEDPQVLARNMKIEVPHPKLGTVAMAGISYKHGDTPATVRRHPPMLGEHTDEVLTALGISADEIAQLRAEGAL
- a CDS encoding flotillin family protein, giving the protein MSFLLNPTVIMAVVLAVILLILLRILAGLYRRVGPNQALIVYGIGSPKVVKGGGAIVWPMIQSGDELSLELMSFDVAPQQDLYTQQGVAVSVEAVAQIKVKSDHGSIMTAAEQFLRKTPADRENLIRLSMEGHLRGIVGQLTVEEIVKQPEMVAGRMRENVAGDMDKMGLEVISFTIKDVKDRNEYIANMGRPDVARVKRNADIAAAEASRDTAIREAETMREAAIARAAADQERVIAEMASQSRQAEAERDLSLKRADYERSVKAAQAQADKAYEIQANIMQQQIVAEQVRVERVQREEQIKVQEAEIQRRERELEATVLKAAEADRRRIEIAAEAERQRRVLEAQGVAEANRAEGSSRADVTRLEGQAEADIIRAKGQAEASAMEVRAAAFKEYNQAAVLDKMLGAMPELARAFAEPLAKVDKITIVSTGGNGSGGFGASQLTDDMVRMIAQAPALFESLTGQKVSDLMSRIPALADLVPPDGATPHNGAGRA